A region of Streptomyces sp. WMMC500 DNA encodes the following proteins:
- a CDS encoding bifunctional cytidylyltransferase/SDR family oxidoreductase yields MSTGAPTEPTASTSGQATRTTAVVLAGGTGQRVGLSIPKQLLKIAGKTVIEHTLAVFEQAESVDEILVLMAPGYVEDVERIVAKAGLTKVRRVLEGGGTRNETTERAIAEIGAGLAAGEDANVLFHDAVRPLLSSRVINDCVTALERYQAVDVAIPSADTIIVTRRHGEDGEFITDVPDRSRLRRGQTPQAFKLSTIRRAYEVAAGDPNFQATDDCSVVLKYLPDVPIHVVAGDEYNMKVTHPVDVFIADKLFQLASTSAPEHSDDEAHRRLLDGRTLVVFGGSYGIGGDISELARGYGAHVYALGRSTTGTHVENPADIEEALRRAYDETGRIDYVVNTAGVLRIGRLADTDDAALEEALRVNYLAPVQIARIAHKYLAETRGQLLLYTSSSYTRGRAEYSLYSSTKAAVVNLTQALADEWAGDGVRVNCINPERTATPMRSRAFGEEPAGSLLASEAVARTSLDVLLSEMTGHVIDVRQQDPTRGSRVDRALAAVLDRSEGGAEAGVR; encoded by the coding sequence GTGTCGACAGGCGCCCCCACGGAGCCGACAGCGAGCACATCCGGCCAGGCCACCCGAACCACCGCCGTGGTACTGGCAGGCGGCACGGGGCAACGTGTGGGGCTCTCCATCCCCAAGCAACTGCTGAAGATCGCCGGGAAGACGGTGATCGAGCACACGCTCGCGGTCTTCGAGCAGGCCGAGAGCGTCGACGAGATCCTGGTCCTCATGGCCCCCGGCTACGTCGAGGACGTGGAGCGGATCGTCGCCAAGGCGGGGCTGACCAAGGTGCGCCGGGTGCTGGAGGGCGGCGGCACCCGCAACGAGACCACCGAGCGCGCCATCGCCGAGATCGGCGCCGGCCTCGCCGCGGGCGAGGACGCGAACGTCCTCTTCCACGACGCCGTACGCCCCCTGCTGTCGTCCCGGGTCATCAACGACTGCGTCACCGCCCTGGAGCGCTACCAGGCCGTGGACGTCGCCATCCCCTCCGCCGACACGATCATCGTCACCCGGCGGCACGGCGAGGACGGCGAGTTCATCACCGACGTCCCGGACCGCTCCCGGCTGCGCCGCGGGCAGACGCCGCAGGCGTTCAAGCTCTCCACCATCCGGCGGGCGTACGAGGTGGCCGCGGGCGACCCGAACTTCCAGGCCACCGACGACTGCTCGGTGGTGCTGAAGTACCTGCCGGACGTGCCGATCCACGTGGTCGCGGGCGACGAGTACAACATGAAGGTCACCCACCCGGTCGACGTCTTCATCGCCGACAAGCTCTTCCAGCTCGCCTCCACCTCCGCGCCCGAGCACAGCGACGACGAGGCCCACCGCCGCCTCCTCGACGGCCGCACCCTCGTCGTCTTCGGCGGCTCGTACGGCATCGGCGGCGACATCTCCGAGCTGGCCCGCGGCTACGGCGCCCACGTCTACGCCCTCGGCCGCTCCACCACCGGCACCCACGTGGAGAACCCCGCCGACATCGAGGAGGCGCTGCGCCGCGCCTACGACGAGACCGGCCGCATCGACTACGTCGTCAACACCGCCGGCGTGCTGCGCATCGGCCGGCTCGCCGACACCGACGACGCCGCCCTCGAAGAGGCCCTGCGGGTCAACTACCTCGCCCCGGTGCAGATAGCCAGGATCGCCCACAAGTACCTCGCCGAGACCCGCGGCCAACTGCTGCTCTACACCTCCAGCAGCTACACCCGCGGCCGCGCCGAGTACAGCCTCTACTCCTCCACCAAGGCCGCCGTCGTCAACCTCACCCAGGCGCTCGCCGACGAGTGGGCCGGCGACGGCGTCCGCGTCAACTGCATCAACCCCGAGCGCACCGCCACCCCGATGCGCAGCAGGGCGTTCGGCGAGGAGCCGGCCGGCTCCCTGCTGGCCTCCGAGGCCGTCGCCCGCACCTCCCTCGACGTGCTGCTCTCCGAGATGACCGGCCACGTCATCGACGTACGACAGCAGGATCCGACCCGCGGCTCCCGCGTCGACCGCGCACTGGCCGCCGTGCTCGACCGCAGCGAGGGCGGCGCCGAGGCGGGTGTGCGGTGA
- a CDS encoding glycosyltransferase family A protein — MEQPHVSVVIAAYNAMPYLTRCVESVLAQSLPPDAVEVVAVDDGSTDGTGAELDRFARLHPGRVRVVHQESSGGPAAPRNAGIELARGRYVFFLDADDYLGPEALARMTAMADENGSDVVVGKLVGVGGRKPPTSMFRRDQPDADLYASRVFWVLNPMKLFRRELIERHGLRFPTDLRTGEDQIFVTRAYLHAAKISVLASYDCVYYVLRDDGGNLTTTVRKAPRPAGGTAGPLAAMFALVCEHTPAGPRRDHLLTRLFGVNLQRALRGVRREPDPERSRRMFAALHEPVARWYSETAVAKLPAIVRLQGELVRRGLYEEAVAVVRYIARRRDALDREGGARPVRWLAPADFTVEGGRVYAHYPYFRDPRLGLPDAVFDVTRQVGARSFVRPATVTVAQDRRDSRVLSVRGRRRARLPAVALELTATRESDGRTVTVAVPPPAGGQVNGRASGTGTGGSRAFTARIRVPQPGIWHLALRIAGNSRSELAVQAVRVESTNPARALLGWLARGGGEAVRPAS; from the coding sequence GTGGAGCAGCCACACGTCAGCGTGGTCATCGCCGCGTACAACGCCATGCCGTACCTGACCAGGTGCGTCGAATCGGTGCTCGCGCAGAGCCTGCCGCCGGACGCCGTCGAGGTCGTCGCCGTCGACGACGGCTCGACCGACGGCACCGGCGCCGAGCTGGACCGCTTCGCCCGGCTGCACCCGGGGCGCGTCCGCGTCGTGCACCAGGAGAGCTCCGGCGGCCCGGCGGCGCCCCGCAACGCCGGCATCGAACTGGCCCGCGGCCGGTACGTGTTCTTCCTCGACGCCGACGACTACCTCGGTCCCGAGGCGCTGGCGCGGATGACCGCGATGGCCGACGAGAACGGCTCGGACGTCGTCGTCGGCAAGCTCGTCGGCGTCGGCGGGCGGAAGCCGCCGACGTCGATGTTCAGGCGCGACCAGCCCGACGCCGACCTCTACGCCTCCCGGGTCTTCTGGGTGCTCAACCCCATGAAGCTGTTCCGCCGCGAGCTGATCGAGCGCCACGGCCTGCGCTTCCCCACGGACCTGCGCACCGGCGAGGACCAGATCTTCGTGACGCGGGCGTACCTGCACGCCGCGAAGATCTCCGTGCTCGCCTCCTACGACTGCGTGTACTACGTGCTCCGCGACGACGGCGGCAACCTCACCACCACCGTGCGCAAGGCCCCCCGCCCCGCGGGCGGCACCGCCGGCCCGCTCGCCGCGATGTTCGCGCTCGTCTGCGAGCACACCCCCGCGGGCCCGCGCCGCGACCACCTCCTGACCCGCCTCTTCGGGGTCAACCTCCAGCGCGCGCTGCGCGGTGTGCGCCGCGAGCCCGACCCCGAGCGCTCCCGCCGGATGTTCGCCGCGCTGCACGAGCCCGTCGCCCGCTGGTACAGCGAGACGGCGGTGGCGAAGCTCCCCGCGATCGTGCGGCTCCAGGGCGAGCTGGTGCGGCGCGGGCTGTACGAGGAGGCGGTGGCGGTCGTCCGGTACATCGCGAGGCGCCGCGACGCGCTCGACCGCGAGGGCGGCGCCAGGCCGGTGCGCTGGCTGGCGCCGGCCGACTTCACCGTCGAGGGCGGCCGGGTCTACGCCCACTACCCGTACTTCCGCGACCCCCGCCTCGGCCTGCCCGACGCGGTGTTCGACGTCACCCGCCAGGTCGGCGCGCGCTCCTTCGTCCGGCCTGCGACCGTCACCGTGGCGCAGGACCGCCGGGACTCCCGGGTGTTATCCGTCCGCGGCCGGCGCCGCGCCCGGCTGCCCGCGGTGGCCCTGGAGCTGACGGCGACCCGCGAGAGCGACGGCCGTACGGTCACGGTCGCCGTCCCGCCGCCCGCCGGCGGACAGGTGAACGGCCGCGCGTCCGGCACCGGCACGGGTGGCAGCCGGGCGTTCACCGCCCGTATCCGCGTGCCCCAGCCGGGCATCTGGCACCTCGCCCTGCGGATCGCGGGAAACAGCAGGTCGGAGCTGGCTGTGCAGGCGGTACGGGTGGAGAGCACGAACCCGGCGCGGGCCCTGCTCGGGTGGCTCGCCCGGGGCGGCGGGGAAGCGGTCCGCCCGGCGTCCTGA
- a CDS encoding cation:dicarboxylase symporter family transporter, with amino-acid sequence MAGRVKRDRTHYLYLAVIVAVLAGVAVGFAAPDAAVELKPVGEGFVNLIKMMISPIIFCTIVLGIGSVRKAAKVGAVGGLALGYFLVMSTAALAIGLVVGNIVQPGDGLHLTDETRSAGADQAAVGEAESTTEFLLGIIPHTLVSAFTEGEVLQTLFVALLVGFALQAMGRVGEPVLTAIGHIQRLVFRVLSMIMWVAPVGAFGAIAAVVGETGVDALKSLAVIMIGFYVTCALFVFVVLGLVLKFFTGVNIFRLLKYLAREFLLIVSTSSSESALPRLIAKMEHLGVSKPVVGITVPTGYSFNLDGTAIYLTMASLFIAEAMGDPLTIGQQISLLVFMIVASKGAAGVTGAGLATLAGGLQSHRPELVDGVGLIVGIDRFMSEARALTNFAGNAVATVLIGTWTKEIDKDRVEHVLAGRAPFDEATLVDDHVPAPQAPEEPAAPAEPADVPAEPPFEPGSQPVKI; translated from the coding sequence GTGGCGGGCCGCGTGAAGCGCGACCGCACCCACTATCTCTACCTCGCCGTCATCGTCGCCGTGCTGGCCGGCGTCGCGGTCGGCTTCGCCGCGCCCGACGCGGCCGTGGAGCTGAAGCCGGTCGGCGAGGGCTTCGTCAACCTGATCAAGATGATGATCTCGCCGATCATCTTCTGCACGATCGTGCTGGGCATCGGCTCGGTCCGCAAGGCCGCCAAGGTCGGCGCGGTCGGCGGGCTGGCGCTCGGCTACTTCCTGGTGATGTCCACCGCCGCGCTCGCCATCGGGCTGGTCGTCGGCAACATCGTGCAGCCCGGCGACGGCCTGCACCTCACCGACGAGACCCGCAGCGCCGGCGCCGACCAGGCCGCCGTGGGGGAGGCGGAGTCGACCACCGAGTTCCTGCTCGGGATCATCCCGCACACCCTGGTCTCCGCCTTCACCGAGGGCGAGGTGCTGCAGACGCTGTTCGTCGCGCTCCTCGTCGGCTTCGCGCTCCAGGCCATGGGCCGCGTCGGGGAGCCGGTGCTGACGGCCATCGGGCACATCCAGCGGCTGGTCTTCCGGGTGCTGTCGATGATCATGTGGGTGGCCCCGGTGGGCGCGTTCGGCGCCATCGCCGCCGTGGTCGGCGAGACCGGCGTGGACGCGCTGAAGTCGCTGGCCGTGATCATGATCGGCTTCTACGTCACCTGCGCGCTGTTCGTCTTCGTGGTGCTCGGGCTGGTGCTGAAGTTCTTCACCGGCGTCAACATCTTCCGGCTGCTGAAGTACCTGGCCCGTGAGTTCCTGCTGATCGTCTCCACCTCCTCCTCGGAGTCGGCGCTGCCGCGGCTGATCGCGAAGATGGAGCACCTCGGCGTGTCCAAGCCCGTCGTCGGCATCACCGTCCCGACCGGGTACTCCTTCAACCTCGACGGCACCGCCATCTACCTCACCATGGCCTCGCTGTTCATCGCCGAGGCGATGGGCGACCCGCTCACCATCGGCCAGCAGATCTCGCTGCTCGTCTTCATGATCGTCGCTTCCAAGGGCGCCGCCGGCGTCACCGGCGCCGGGCTCGCCACCCTGGCCGGCGGGCTCCAGTCGCACCGGCCGGAACTCGTCGACGGCGTCGGCCTGATCGTCGGCATCGACCGGTTCATGAGCGAGGCCCGGGCGCTGACCAACTTCGCGGGCAACGCGGTGGCCACGGTCCTCATCGGCACCTGGACCAAGGAGATCGACAAGGACCGCGTCGAGCACGTCCTCGCTGGGCGGGCGCCGTTCGACGAGGCGACCCTCGTGGACGACCACGTGCCGGCGCCCCAGGCCCCCGAGGAGCCTGCCGCGCCTGCCGAGCCCGCGGACGTGCCCGCGGAGCCTCCGTTCGAGCCGGGGTCACAGCCCGTGAAGATCTGA
- a CDS encoding ATP-binding protein, which yields MRLPRPRSLAGQLFAMQVVLVTLMVAGAAAFMYVTAHDRAEEAAARQAESTARSVAAAPGVAGAITGGGNPSDLLQPYTERARRGTSVTFITIMAPDGTRFTHPNPDVIGEAFLGHTDRALRGETFSETYTGTLGPSLRVVTPVRADDGRIVGLVSAGITIKTISDEVRRQLMPVLYVAAGALALAGLATYLINARLRRHTHGMNAGELSRLHDYHQATLHAVREGLLMLDGAGRVALVNDGARELLGTGADGEVVGRRVADLGLPSPLTEALLSPGPRVDEVHLTRDRTVVVNTSPVTGGEHRGTVVTLRDVTELQTLTGELDSVRGFAEALRSQAHESANRLHAVVSLIELGRTAQAVEFATAELELAQTLTDRVTGAVTEPVLAALLLGKAAQANEQGVELVLSPDSRIDDGVLPPTLPVRDLVTVLGNLIDNAVDAAAEGARTRTASGIRDGVQPQVRITARAADGELLLRVADDGPGVDPRRAEEVFERGWTTKRAGPGGRGLGLALVRQAARRHGGEATLTRAPGGGAEFTVRLPLGRPGSQDGRMPPAGEPSARLPRAPGAGAASAGPAGLPAMEDSPPAAREDPGAKRRAQADPAAGCPDPADRVGAADPAAAVRSAAVRDPADDGPTAGPRRDPHGAEAATPPGEPGTAGRAAATGVATGSPAPTDESAGRHPAREAAAEPRNPADDGPARVPATRNPADTPRPHHRSDPATAAPGSTPRTPTSKPNTAAAPADHTPHRPGPRRGSV from the coding sequence ATGCGCCTCCCCCGTCCCCGCAGCCTGGCCGGCCAGCTCTTCGCGATGCAGGTCGTGCTGGTCACGCTCATGGTCGCGGGCGCGGCGGCCTTCATGTACGTCACGGCGCACGACCGCGCGGAGGAGGCGGCGGCCCGGCAGGCGGAGAGCACGGCCCGGTCGGTGGCGGCGGCGCCGGGCGTGGCCGGGGCGATCACCGGCGGCGGCAACCCGTCCGACCTCCTGCAGCCGTACACCGAGCGCGCCCGGCGGGGCACCTCGGTCACGTTCATCACGATCATGGCCCCGGACGGCACCCGCTTCACCCACCCCAACCCGGACGTGATCGGCGAGGCGTTCCTCGGCCACACCGACCGCGCGCTGCGCGGCGAGACGTTCAGCGAGACCTACACCGGCACGCTCGGCCCGTCGCTGCGCGTGGTCACGCCGGTACGGGCGGACGACGGGCGGATCGTCGGGCTGGTGAGCGCGGGGATCACCATCAAGACGATCAGCGACGAGGTGCGGCGGCAACTGATGCCCGTGCTGTACGTCGCGGCGGGCGCGCTGGCGCTGGCGGGGCTCGCGACGTACCTCATCAACGCGCGGCTGCGACGGCACACCCACGGTATGAACGCGGGCGAGCTGAGCCGGCTGCACGACTACCACCAGGCGACGCTGCACGCGGTCCGCGAGGGGCTGCTGATGCTCGACGGCGCGGGGCGGGTCGCGCTGGTCAACGACGGTGCCAGGGAGCTGCTGGGCACGGGCGCGGACGGCGAGGTGGTGGGCCGGCGGGTCGCGGACCTCGGGCTGCCGTCGCCGCTGACGGAGGCGCTGCTGTCGCCGGGGCCGCGGGTCGACGAGGTGCATCTGACGCGGGACCGCACGGTGGTCGTCAACACCTCGCCGGTCACGGGCGGCGAGCACCGCGGCACGGTCGTCACGCTGCGGGACGTCACGGAGCTGCAGACGCTGACGGGCGAGCTGGACTCGGTGCGGGGGTTCGCGGAGGCGCTGCGCTCGCAGGCGCACGAGTCGGCGAACCGGCTGCACGCGGTGGTCTCGCTGATCGAGCTGGGGCGGACGGCGCAGGCCGTGGAGTTCGCCACGGCCGAGCTGGAACTGGCGCAGACGCTGACCGACCGGGTGACGGGCGCGGTGACGGAACCGGTGCTGGCGGCGCTGCTGCTGGGGAAGGCCGCCCAGGCGAACGAGCAGGGGGTGGAGCTGGTGCTGAGCCCGGACAGCCGCATCGACGACGGCGTGCTGCCGCCGACGCTGCCGGTCCGGGACCTGGTGACGGTGCTGGGCAACCTGATCGACAACGCGGTGGACGCGGCGGCCGAGGGTGCGAGGACCCGGACGGCGTCCGGGATACGGGACGGGGTGCAGCCGCAGGTACGGATCACCGCGCGGGCGGCGGACGGGGAGCTGCTGCTGCGGGTCGCGGACGACGGCCCGGGGGTGGACCCGCGGCGGGCGGAGGAGGTCTTCGAGCGCGGCTGGACCACCAAGCGCGCGGGCCCCGGCGGCCGGGGCCTCGGCCTGGCCCTGGTCCGCCAGGCGGCCCGCCGCCACGGCGGCGAGGCGACGCTGACCCGGGCCCCGGGCGGCGGCGCGGAGTTCACCGTCCGCCTGCCGCTGGGCCGGCCGGGATCACAGGACGGCCGGATGCCGCCGGCCGGAGAGCCGTCGGCCCGCCTGCCGCGGGCCCCGGGGGCGGGGGCTGCATCGGCCGGCCCGGCCGGCCTGCCGGCCATGGAGGACTCGCCGCCGGCAGCTCGGGAAGACCCGGGCGCGAAGCGCCGGGCGCAGGCAGACCCGGCGGCCGGGTGCCCGGACCCGGCGGATCGGGTGGGCGCGGCGGACCCGGCGGCTGCGGTCCGTAGCGCCGCGGTGCGCGACCCCGCGGACGACGGGCCGACCGCCGGACCGCGCCGAGACCCACACGGCGCGGAAGCCGCAACACCCCCTGGCGAGCCGGGCACGGCAGGCCGGGCTGCCGCGACCGGGGTCGCCACGGGATCCCCGGCGCCCACGGACGAGTCCGCCGGGCGACACCCCGCCCGCGAGGCCGCGGCGGAACCGCGGAACCCCGCGGACGACGGGCCGGCCCGGGTCCCGGCGACGCGCAACCCCGCCGACACCCCGCGCCCTCACCACCGCTCGGATCCGGCCACCGCCGCCCCGGGTTCGACTCCCCGCACACCCACCAGCAAGCCGAACACCGCCGCCGCACCCGCCGACCACACCCCCCACCGGCCGGGGCCCCGCCGAGGGTCCGTATGA
- a CDS encoding response regulator, with translation MTAARRSAPIRVLVVEDDPVAADAHRLYVERVPGFVVAGAARSRAEAARLLDQVPVDLILLDLYLPDGHGLALLRSLRAAGHAADVIAVTSARDLAVVREGVSLGVVQYVLKPFAFATLRDRLVRYAEFHAAVGEAGGQDEVDRALAALRAPAQAALPKGLSGPTLAAVTDALRRSGGDGLTATAAGEATGTSRITARRYLEHLAETGHAVRAPQYGQVGRPELRYRWSGARS, from the coding sequence ATGACCGCCGCCCGGCGCTCCGCGCCGATCCGCGTGCTCGTCGTCGAGGACGACCCCGTCGCCGCCGACGCGCACCGGCTCTACGTCGAGCGCGTGCCCGGCTTCGTCGTCGCCGGGGCCGCGCGGTCGCGGGCCGAGGCGGCCCGTCTCCTCGACCAGGTGCCCGTCGACCTGATCCTGCTCGACCTCTACCTCCCCGACGGCCACGGCCTCGCCCTGCTCCGCTCGCTGCGCGCCGCCGGGCACGCCGCCGACGTCATCGCCGTCACCTCCGCCCGCGATCTGGCCGTGGTCCGCGAGGGGGTGTCCCTGGGCGTCGTGCAGTACGTGCTGAAGCCGTTCGCCTTCGCGACCCTGCGCGACCGCCTCGTCCGCTACGCCGAGTTCCACGCCGCGGTCGGCGAGGCCGGCGGCCAGGACGAGGTGGACCGCGCGCTCGCGGCGCTCCGCGCGCCGGCGCAGGCCGCGCTGCCCAAGGGGCTGTCGGGCCCGACCCTCGCCGCCGTGACCGACGCCCTGCGCCGGTCGGGCGGCGACGGCCTCACGGCCACCGCCGCCGGCGAGGCCACCGGCACGTCGCGCATCACCGCCCGCCGCTACCTGGAGCACCTGGCGGAGACCGGCCACGCCGTCCGCGCCCCGCAGTACGGCCAGGTGGGCCGCCCCGAACTCCGTTACCGCTGGTCAGGCGCTCGCTCCTGA
- a CDS encoding ABC transporter substrate-binding protein produces the protein MLAAALTAVLAATALSACGDSGSDPDTVRIQFKKSTDSKNKIFDREIEAVKKEFEKKFPGKKVELIPVQVPDEQYYTKVQQMLRSPKTAPDLVYEDTFLINSDIAAGLLTPLDDYLKDWKDWGQYVETAKTAAQGQDGKTYGVPDGTDTRGLWYNKELFKEAGLPVDWQPKTWDDVLEAARTIKRELPDVIPLNVYTGKPVGEAATMQGFEMLLYGTGADPLYDPKAEKWVAGSQGFTDALDFVHTVYNDGLGPDPQDALDPNVGTKVGTEWLPEGKLAIDLDGSWMSNNWLETGPKPWPEWTEVLGQAAMPTQNGQAPGRVSMSGGWAWSIPAKANNPDLAFEFMKVAQSRKNNTRLTIANGQIAVREDVAADPDYQAYVPGVEFFTGLVEDTHYRPALPVYPQVSTAIQEAMEQVTTGDASAEEAAKGYDEQLDSITDGEVVEK, from the coding sequence ATGCTCGCCGCCGCGCTGACCGCCGTCCTCGCCGCCACCGCCCTCTCCGCCTGCGGAGACTCGGGCAGCGACCCGGACACCGTCAGAATCCAGTTCAAGAAGTCCACCGACTCCAAGAACAAGATCTTCGACCGTGAGATCGAAGCGGTGAAGAAGGAGTTCGAGAAGAAGTTCCCCGGCAAGAAGGTCGAACTCATCCCCGTTCAAGTGCCGGACGAGCAGTACTACACCAAGGTCCAGCAGATGCTGCGGTCCCCCAAGACCGCACCCGACCTCGTCTACGAGGACACCTTCCTGATCAACTCCGACATCGCCGCGGGCCTGCTCACGCCCCTCGACGACTACCTCAAGGACTGGAAGGACTGGGGCCAGTACGTCGAGACGGCGAAGACCGCCGCGCAGGGCCAGGACGGCAAGACGTACGGCGTCCCGGACGGCACCGACACCCGCGGGCTCTGGTACAACAAAGAACTCTTCAAGGAGGCCGGGCTCCCCGTCGACTGGCAGCCGAAGACCTGGGACGACGTCCTGGAAGCCGCCCGCACCATCAAGCGCGAGCTGCCCGACGTCATCCCCCTGAACGTCTACACCGGCAAGCCCGTCGGCGAGGCCGCCACCATGCAGGGCTTCGAGATGCTGCTGTACGGCACGGGCGCCGACCCGCTGTACGACCCGAAGGCCGAGAAGTGGGTCGCCGGCAGCCAGGGCTTCACCGACGCCCTCGACTTCGTGCACACCGTCTACAACGACGGCCTCGGCCCCGACCCGCAGGACGCCCTCGACCCGAACGTCGGCACCAAGGTCGGCACCGAGTGGCTGCCCGAGGGCAAGCTCGCCATCGACCTCGACGGCTCCTGGATGTCGAACAACTGGCTGGAGACCGGCCCCAAGCCGTGGCCGGAGTGGACGGAGGTCCTCGGCCAGGCCGCCATGCCCACCCAGAACGGCCAGGCGCCCGGCCGGGTCAGCATGTCCGGCGGCTGGGCCTGGTCCATCCCCGCCAAGGCCAACAACCCCGACCTGGCCTTCGAGTTCATGAAGGTCGCCCAGTCGCGGAAGAACAACACCCGGCTGACCATCGCCAACGGCCAGATCGCCGTCCGCGAGGACGTCGCCGCCGACCCCGACTACCAGGCGTACGTCCCGGGCGTCGAGTTCTTCACCGGCCTGGTCGAGGACACCCACTACCGCCCGGCGCTCCCGGTCTACCCGCAGGTCTCCACGGCCATCCAGGAGGCGATGGAGCAGGTGACCACCGGCGACGCCTCCGCCGAGGAGGCCGCGAAGGGCTACGACGAACAGCTCGATTCGATCACCGACGGCGAGGTGGTCGAGAAGTAG
- a CDS encoding sugar ABC transporter permease gives MLLFLAGPIAYCVWIAFTDLQLSGQAESSFVGLENFRTAFDDEGFINAVWLTLVFTILSSIVGQNTLGLALASLMQRASKTVRTVTGAIVITAWVVPEVVAGFLLYAFFRREGTLNSVLDWLHLPSQNWLYTLPILAVSFANIWRGTAFSMLVYSAALSEIPKEITEAAEVDGAGGWRKLWHVTLPMIRRSIATNLMLNTLQTLSVFGLIWAMTRGGPGDRSQTLPLFMYEQAFKNNLLGYGTAVALLLLLVGALFSLVYMRMLRTEV, from the coding sequence ATGCTGCTCTTCCTGGCGGGCCCCATCGCGTACTGCGTGTGGATCGCCTTCACCGACCTGCAGTTGTCCGGCCAGGCCGAGTCCTCGTTCGTCGGCCTGGAGAACTTCCGTACCGCCTTCGACGACGAGGGCTTCATCAACGCCGTCTGGCTGACGCTGGTGTTCACGATCCTGTCGTCGATCGTCGGGCAGAACACGCTCGGGCTCGCGCTGGCGTCGCTGATGCAGCGGGCCTCGAAGACGGTGCGCACCGTCACCGGCGCGATCGTCATCACCGCCTGGGTGGTGCCCGAGGTCGTCGCCGGCTTCCTGCTCTACGCCTTCTTCCGCCGCGAGGGCACGCTCAACTCCGTCCTCGACTGGCTCCATCTGCCCAGCCAGAACTGGCTGTACACGCTCCCGATCCTGGCGGTGTCGTTCGCCAACATCTGGCGCGGCACGGCGTTCTCCATGCTCGTCTACTCCGCCGCGCTCTCCGAGATCCCGAAGGAGATCACGGAGGCGGCGGAGGTGGACGGCGCGGGCGGCTGGCGGAAGCTGTGGCACGTCACGCTGCCGATGATCCGGCGCTCGATCGCCACCAACCTGATGCTCAACACCCTGCAGACGCTGTCGGTCTTCGGGCTGATCTGGGCCATGACCCGCGGCGGCCCCGGTGACCGCAGCCAGACGCTGCCGCTGTTCATGTACGAGCAGGCGTTCAAGAACAACCTGCTGGGCTACGGCACGGCGGTGGCCCTGCTCCTGCTGCTGGTGGGCGCCCTGTTCTCGCTGGTGTACATGCGGATGCTGCGTACGGAGGTATGA
- a CDS encoding carbohydrate ABC transporter permease, with the protein MPTSTLTRDTPPPGPPAPRRRGPAGTFGARRNTRRLAADLCLLLAALAFVLPLAWLLFASVDSDSGLTARPPTDVTWDNFDAVMTTDITFRPLLNSLILCGSATAITVVAAALAAYPLSRYHSRLNRPFMLTILFTTSLPITAIMVPVYGLFVQINLIDTMSGTAFFLASSQLPFAIWLMKNFMDGVPKVLEEAAWTDGASSMQALVRVILPLMGPGVVVVTVFSFIMMWGNFFVPFMLLLSPDQMPASVSIFELFGNMGSVVYGELAAFSIIYSAPAVLLYVLIARRLGGGFALGGAVKG; encoded by the coding sequence ATGCCCACGTCCACGCTCACCCGCGACACCCCGCCGCCCGGTCCTCCGGCGCCCCGCAGGCGCGGGCCGGCCGGCACGTTCGGCGCGCGCAGGAACACCCGGCGGCTGGCCGCCGACCTGTGCCTGCTGCTCGCGGCGCTCGCGTTCGTCCTGCCGCTGGCCTGGCTGCTCTTCGCGTCCGTCGACTCCGACTCGGGCCTGACCGCCCGGCCGCCGACGGACGTCACCTGGGACAACTTCGACGCGGTGATGACGACGGACATCACCTTCCGCCCGCTGCTCAACAGCCTGATCCTGTGCGGCTCGGCGACGGCGATCACGGTCGTCGCGGCGGCGCTCGCGGCGTATCCGCTGTCGCGCTACCACTCGCGGCTGAACCGGCCGTTCATGCTGACGATCCTCTTCACCACCAGCCTGCCGATCACCGCCATCATGGTGCCGGTCTACGGGCTGTTCGTGCAGATCAACCTCATCGACACGATGTCCGGCACGGCGTTCTTCCTGGCCAGCTCGCAACTGCCGTTCGCGATCTGGCTGATGAAGAACTTCATGGACGGAGTGCCGAAGGTGCTGGAGGAGGCGGCCTGGACGGACGGCGCGTCGTCGATGCAGGCGCTGGTGCGGGTCATCCTGCCGCTGATGGGCCCGGGGGTCGTGGTGGTGACGGTCTTCTCGTTCATCATGATGTGGGGGAACTTCTTCGTCCCCTTCATGCTGCTGCTCAGCCCGGACCAGATGCCGGCCTCCGTCTCGATCTTCGAGCTCTTCGGCAACATGGGGTCGGTGGTCTACGGGGAGCTGGCCGCGTTCTCGATCATCTACTCGGCGCCCGCGGTGCTGCTGTACGTGCTGATCGCCCGCCGCCTGGGCGGCGGCTTCGCGCTCGGCGGCGCGGTGAAGGGCTGA